A region from the Candidatus Electrothrix scaldis genome encodes:
- a CDS encoding CBS domain-containing protein: protein MPERCKDIREMITPLDRCLSVYQHQTLDEAIALFSEFLTEAHPVELPVLLVLDEQDRLVGTLSRLDILRGLVPSILGRCKCKGFFTSKAEYHHLTYLYEDHVLSECGGNRTRQVRSQMRPVDFTLPADTHILEAIVLLHNHHTTCIPVSEDGAVIGLLRFEELFHTMCNTWCTLPQGQNISSQAEKK from the coding sequence ATGCCGGAGCGTTGCAAGGATATTCGGGAAATGATCACCCCTCTTGATCGCTGCCTCAGCGTGTACCAACACCAGACCTTGGACGAGGCCATTGCCCTGTTCTCAGAGTTTCTCACGGAGGCACACCCCGTCGAGTTGCCGGTCCTGCTTGTCCTTGATGAGCAGGATCGTCTGGTTGGCACTCTTTCACGGCTCGATATTCTTCGTGGGCTGGTTCCGAGCATACTAGGGCGCTGCAAATGCAAGGGCTTTTTTACGAGTAAAGCAGAATATCATCATCTTACCTATCTCTACGAAGATCATGTGCTTTCTGAGTGCGGAGGCAATCGGACCCGGCAGGTTCGTTCCCAGATGCGTCCTGTAGATTTTACCCTTCCCGCAGATACCCATATCCTGGAAGCTATTGTGCTTCTGCATAATCATCATACCACCTGTATCCCTGTCAGTGAGGATGGAGCGGTTATAGGCCTTCTTCGCTTTGAAGAACTTTTCCACACCATGTGCAATACCTGGTGTACCTTGCCGCAGGGGCAAAATATTTCTTCCCAAGCCGAGAAAAAATAA
- a CDS encoding response regulator, with translation MDIEGHLPTKVLLVDDEEDFAQLLARRLETRGMRVTAVTCGEEAVSLVGKRAFDVAVVDLSMPGIDGLETLRQIKARRPNLEVLMLTGHATVAGGIEAMKQGASDFLLKPVEMEELLAKIETAKQSRLTARHRKADAEMQDILKRMSW, from the coding sequence ATGGATATAGAGGGCCATCTGCCAACAAAGGTATTGCTTGTTGACGATGAAGAGGACTTTGCCCAATTGCTTGCCCGTCGCCTGGAAACCCGAGGGATGCGGGTTACGGCTGTGACCTGCGGGGAGGAAGCAGTATCCCTGGTTGGAAAGCGGGCTTTTGATGTGGCTGTTGTTGATCTTTCTATGCCGGGTATTGACGGGCTTGAAACTCTGAGGCAAATCAAGGCCAGGAGACCGAATTTGGAGGTCCTGATGCTCACCGGGCATGCTACGGTTGCTGGTGGCATTGAGGCTATGAAACAGGGGGCCAGTGATTTTCTGCTGAAGCCAGTGGAAATGGAAGAGCTCCTGGCAAAGATTGAGACAGCCAAGCAATCCCGACTCACAGCTCGGCACCGAAAGGCGGATGCCGAGATGCAGGACATCTTGAAACGGATGAGCTGGTAA